A portion of the Coturnix japonica isolate 7356 chromosome 4, Coturnix japonica 2.1, whole genome shotgun sequence genome contains these proteins:
- the ACSL1 gene encoding long-chain-fatty-acid--CoA ligase 1: protein MMQAHDLFRHMRIPELVDVRQYVRTLPTNTLVGFGAFAALTTYWYATRPKALKPPCDLAMQSVEVEGEEHARRSSLLNSDELITCYYDDVRTVYDIFQRGLHVSNNGPCLGVRKPNQPYEWISYKEVSDRAEYVGSALLHRGFKPSRSQYIGIFAQNRPEWVIIEQSCYTYSMVVVPLYDTLGTEAITYIVNKADLSLVFCDTPEKAKLLLTAVEKGDTPILSTIVIMEPFGRDLVERGKKCGVEVFSMREIEELGKAHRQKPMPPKPEDLAVICFTSGTTGNPKGAMITHKNIVSNSSAFLKTTEKTFLPSPEDVLISFLPLAHMFERIVECVVLLHGARIGFFQGDIRLLMDDLKTLQPTIFPVVPRLLNRMFDKIFGQADTSLKKWMLDFASKRKEAELRSGIIRNNSFWDKFIFRKIQASLGGKVRLMVTGAAPVSASVLTFLRTALGCQFYEGYGQTECTAGCSLSMPGDWTAGHVGAPMACNFIKLVDVQEMNYLAAKGEGEVCVKGPNVFLGYLKDPEKTAEALDKDGWLHTGDIGKWLPNGTLKIIDRKKHIFKLAQGEYIAPEKIENVYLRSEALAQVFVHGESLQAFLVGVVVPDPETLCKWAKKKGFEGSYEKLCKNKEVKKHILEDMVRVGKESGLKSFEQVKDIIVHTEMFSIENGLLTPTLKAKRPELRKYFQSQIDELYANTKM, encoded by the exons ATGATGCAAGCACACGACTTGTTTAGGCATATGCGGATTCCTGAACTCGTGGATGTCAGGCAGTATGTGCGCACCCTTCCGACAAATACCTTGGTGGGTTTTGGTGCTTTCGCAGCCCTCACAACCTACTGGTATGCAACGAGACCAAAAGCATTAAAGCCACCGTGTGACTTAGCAATGCAGTCTGTGGAAGTAGAG GGTGAAGAGCATGCACGAAGGTCCTCTCTCCTTAACAGTGATGAACTGATAACTTGCTACTATGATGATGTGAGAACAGTCTATGATATCTTCCAGAGGGGGCTACATGTATCCA aTAATGGTCCATGTCTAGGTGTTAGAAAACCAAACCAGCCATATGAGTGGATCTCCTATAAAGAG GTTTCAGACAGAGCAGAGTATGTGGGCTCTGCATTACTTCACCGAGGCTTCAAACCATCTCGCAGCCAGTACATAGGCATCTTTGCACAAAACAGACCTGAG TGGGTTATCATTGAACAGAGTTGCTATACATACTCCATGGTGGTGGTGCCACTCTACGATACGCTGGGAACTGAAGCGATTACTTACATTGTGAACAAAG CTGACTTATCACTGGTTTTCTGCGACACACCTGAGAAGGCTAAACTTCTGCTAACTGCTGTTGAAAAGGGGGACACTCCAATTCTCAGCACCATTGTGATCATGGAGCCTTTTGGCAGAGATCTTGTGGAACGCGGCAAGAAGTGTGGGGTAGAAGTCTTCAGTATGAGGGAAATAGAG GAACTGGGAAAAGCACACAGACAAAAACCTATG CCTCCAAAGCCAGAAGATCTAGCAGTCATCTGTTTCACCAGTGGAACTACAG GAAACCCCAAGGGAGCTATGATCACTCATAAAAACATAGTCAGcaattcttcagcttttctgaaaacTACAGAG aaaacatttctaccTAGCCCTGAAGATGTTCTGATATCATTCCTGCCCTTGGCTCATATGTTTGAGAGAATCGTTGAG TGTGTAGTTTTGCTCCATGGAGCTCGGATAGGATTCTTTCAAGGGGATATCAGACTACTTATGGATGACCTCAAAACACTACAGCCAACTATATTTCCAGTAGTACCACGCCTGTTGAACAGGATGTTTGACAAG atttttgGACAGGCAGATACATCACTGAAGAAGTGGATGCTGGATTTTGCTTCCaagaggaaagaagcagaactcAGAAGCGGTATAATTAGAAACAACAGTTTCTGGGATAAATTTATCTTCCGAAAAATACAG GCAAGTTTGGGAGGAAAAGTACGGTTAATGGTCACAGGAGCAGCGCCTGTATCTGCAAGTGTACTGACCTTCCTGAGAACAGCTCTTGGCTGTCAG TTTTATGAAGGATACGGACAGACTGAATGCACCGCTGGATGCTCACTGTCAATGCCTGGTGACTGGACAGCAG GTCATGTTGGAGCACCAATGGCTTGTAATTTCATAAAGCTTGTTGATGTACAAGAGATGAATTACTTGGCTGCCAAAGGAGAGGGTGAG GTGTGTGTAAAAGGGCCAAATGTATTCCTTGGCTATTTGAAAGATCctgaaaaaacagcagaagctCTAGACAAAGATGGCTGGCTTCATACAGGCGATATTGGGAAATGGCTACCA AATGGTACATTGAAGATCATTGACCGgaaaaaacacatatttaaaCTAGCCCAGGGAGAGTACATAGCACCGGAGAAGATAGAAAATGTGTATCTGAGAAGCGAAGCACTTGCTCAAGTGTTTGTCCATGGAGAGAGCTTGCAG GCCTTCTTAGTAGGTGTTGTGGTACCCGATCCTGAGACTTTGTGCAAATGGGCCaagaaaaaaggatttgaaGGCTCATATGAAAAGCTATGCAAAAACAAG GAGGTCAAAAAGCACATCTTAGAAGACATGGTGAGAGTTGGTAAAGAATCTGGTTTGAAGTCATTTGAACAG gttAAAGACATTATCGtgcacacagaaatgttttctattgAAAATGGCCTGCTGACACCAACACTGAAGGCGAAGAGACCAGAACTACGGAAATATTTCCAGTCACAGATAGATGAACTCTATGCTAATACCAAAATGTAA
- the CENPU gene encoding centromere protein U isoform X2, which yields MSSKKRTKRNRAGNQVKGHKGSSHPRWKLLPPEEPDVSRIPKVADVNQLEELCDSFDQPLHSTAVDACGEEHSENALSSDDPAPQRTNAERRSGGKIIASEKMQLEMPEGNVHNFSQSGSNASNTTQSGVKTKGPSKKSTPDSSANSSFSVQLWCPNELKRSSKDITELDVVLAEFEKTAANYSQSIESKACRKAVSAFCSAFKDQVTELITEVQELKNTKKKNAKVVAGINKKRQRLLQVREKLSRTEPQLIKLQKEYAELEERQSSLRQVVQFLTDLKELQYDYLDSREENPRKKVAYGTSSLPALLVESRRILQAERHFQNINKKLEYALEVQRGKLSKEH from the exons ATGTCTTCTAAGAAAAGAACGAAGAGAAATCGTGCTGGAAATCAAGTCAAG GGACACAAAGGCAGTTCTCATCCTCGCTGGAAACTTCTTCCGCCTGAGGAACCTGATGTCTCAAGGATACCGAAAGTAGCAGATGTAAACCAACTTGAGGAGCTCTGCGATTCATTTG ATCAGCCTTTACACAGTACTGCTGTGGATGCTTGTGGAGAGGAGCACTCAGAAAATGCATTGTCTAGTGATGATCCAGCTCCACAAAGGACAAATGCAGAACGCAGGTCTGGTGGAAAAATAATTGCCAG tgAAAAGATGCAATTGGAGATGCCTGAAGGCAACGTTCACAACTTCAGCCAGAGTGGTTCT AACGCTTCAAATACTACTCAATCTGGGGTGAAAACGAAGGGACCCTCAAAGAAGAGCACACCAGATTCTTCTG CTAACAGCTCATTTTCTGTACAACTTTGGTGTCCCAATGAGCTGAAAAGATCATCCAAGGATATCACAGAACTGGATGTTGTTCTGGCTGAATTtgaaaagacagcagcaaaCTACAG TCAAAGCATAGAATCAAAGGCTTGCAGAAAAGCTGTCAGtgccttctgttctgctttcaagGACCAAGTCACTGAGCTT ATAACAGAAGTCCAGGAATTAAAGAATAcgaagaagaaaaatgctaag GTGGTGGCAGGCATCAACAAGAAAAGGCAGAGACTGCTGCAAGTCAGAGAAAAGCTAAGTAG AACTGAACCACAACTGATCAAACTACAAAAAGAATATGCTGAGCTGGAAGAAAGGCAATCTTCCTTGAGGCAAGTAGTTCAATTCCTTACTGATTTAAAGGAACTACAGTACGACTACTTGGATAGCAGAGAAGAAAACCCAAGAAAGAAAGTGGCA TACGGAACTTCCAGCCTACCTGCTCTTCTGGTGGAGTCACGGAGAATTCTACAAGCAGAAAGACACTTTCAGAATATTAATAAGAAACTGGAATATGCCCTGGAGGTACAAAGAGGGAAGTTATCCAAGGAACACTAA
- the CENPU gene encoding centromere protein U isoform X1: protein MSSKKRTKRNRAGNQVKGHKGSSHPRWKLLPPEEPDVSRIPKVADVNQLEELCDSFDQPLHSTAVDACGEEHSENALSSDDPAPQRTNAERRSGGKIIASEKMQLEMPEGNVHNFSQSGSVREPLMENLNASNTTQSGVKTKGPSKKSTPDSSANSSFSVQLWCPNELKRSSKDITELDVVLAEFEKTAANYSQSIESKACRKAVSAFCSAFKDQVTELITEVQELKNTKKKNAKVVAGINKKRQRLLQVREKLSRTEPQLIKLQKEYAELEERQSSLRQVVQFLTDLKELQYDYLDSREENPRKKVAYGTSSLPALLVESRRILQAERHFQNINKKLEYALEVQRGKLSKEH, encoded by the exons ATGTCTTCTAAGAAAAGAACGAAGAGAAATCGTGCTGGAAATCAAGTCAAG GGACACAAAGGCAGTTCTCATCCTCGCTGGAAACTTCTTCCGCCTGAGGAACCTGATGTCTCAAGGATACCGAAAGTAGCAGATGTAAACCAACTTGAGGAGCTCTGCGATTCATTTG ATCAGCCTTTACACAGTACTGCTGTGGATGCTTGTGGAGAGGAGCACTCAGAAAATGCATTGTCTAGTGATGATCCAGCTCCACAAAGGACAAATGCAGAACGCAGGTCTGGTGGAAAAATAATTGCCAG tgAAAAGATGCAATTGGAGATGCCTGAAGGCAACGTTCACAACTTCAGCCAGAGTGGTTCTGTACGTGAGCCCCTTATGGAGAATCTG AACGCTTCAAATACTACTCAATCTGGGGTGAAAACGAAGGGACCCTCAAAGAAGAGCACACCAGATTCTTCTG CTAACAGCTCATTTTCTGTACAACTTTGGTGTCCCAATGAGCTGAAAAGATCATCCAAGGATATCACAGAACTGGATGTTGTTCTGGCTGAATTtgaaaagacagcagcaaaCTACAG TCAAAGCATAGAATCAAAGGCTTGCAGAAAAGCTGTCAGtgccttctgttctgctttcaagGACCAAGTCACTGAGCTT ATAACAGAAGTCCAGGAATTAAAGAATAcgaagaagaaaaatgctaag GTGGTGGCAGGCATCAACAAGAAAAGGCAGAGACTGCTGCAAGTCAGAGAAAAGCTAAGTAG AACTGAACCACAACTGATCAAACTACAAAAAGAATATGCTGAGCTGGAAGAAAGGCAATCTTCCTTGAGGCAAGTAGTTCAATTCCTTACTGATTTAAAGGAACTACAGTACGACTACTTGGATAGCAGAGAAGAAAACCCAAGAAAGAAAGTGGCA TACGGAACTTCCAGCCTACCTGCTCTTCTGGTGGAGTCACGGAGAATTCTACAAGCAGAAAGACACTTTCAGAATATTAATAAGAAACTGGAATATGCCCTGGAGGTACAAAGAGGGAAGTTATCCAAGGAACACTAA